A stretch of DNA from Desulfovibrio sp. Huiquan2017:
CTTTGAAGCGCAAGGCGTGGGGATAGAGGCGATCGGTCGGCTGGACCTCGTCGAGATAACTCAGGGCTTTGGCCTGGTCGCCTTCGCCCTCGTCGGCGATGACCGCCTTGTAGAAATAGTATTCGGCGGGCACGGTGCCGCCGGTGGTCAGCATGTCGAGGACGGTGGACCCCTGGGCGAAGAACCCGTCGTTGATGAACATGAGCACCGCGTCCAGGATGAAGGATTTGGTCGGCGGTCCGGCCAGGGCCAGGTCAAGCGCCTTGCCCGGATCGTTCAGCTTGAGGTTCAGGTTGATCAGCCTGAGCCGCGCTTCGGGAAAGGAATCGCTCTGTTCGAGGATGGAGCCGTAGATGCCCTCGGCGGCCACGTAGTCCTTGGCCAGTTCGTACTGGTAGGCCAGTTCGACCAGCGCCTCGGTGAATTCCGGGTCCATGGCCACGGCCTTCTTGAGGTTGGCGATGGCCGCCTTGCGCATGCCCAGGTTCCCCTGGACCCTGCCCATGGCGTACAGGGCGTCGGCCGAGCGTTCCTTTTCGGGGATCTTCTTGAGCACATCCAGGGCCTTGGCGTCCTGGCCGGCGTCCATGAGCATCTGCCCCAGCCGTTCCCGGGCCTCGCCGTCTTTCGGATGCCGCGCCAGGAAGCCGTCCATGATGGCGATGGCATCGTCGGGGCGGTTGTCGGCCACATAGGAATTGGCCAGATACACGGTCAGCAGTCGATTGTCCGGGAATCTCTCCAGCCCTTCCTTGAGGGCGGCGCGGGACCGGCCGGTGCCCTCGGGGTGGTTCCAGAACATGCCCGCCTTCTCCACATACAGCTCGGGAGTGGGGGCCTGGGCCAGTATCCGGTCCAGGGCGGCCACGGCCCGGGTGTGGATGTCGTTGACTTCCGGAGTGGTCAGGGCCGAGCGCTCGCCTTCCTGGATGTGGCGTTGCAACTTGTGCAGCAGGTCCTGATAGACCAAATAATCGTAGTCGAGCCGGGCCGAGTCGGTCATGGACGGGGCGGGCAGGGGCTTGGTCGCGGCGGTCTGCGCGGCGCAGCCGGCCATGGCCAGGAGCGCGAAGAGCGCCAACGCGGCCAGTGCGGTGTGAGGGTCAGGCCTAGAGAATCGTTTCATCCATGCGTCCCGATTGGCGTTGCCGCCGATTAGTCGT
This window harbors:
- a CDS encoding tetratricopeptide repeat protein, whose amino-acid sequence is MKRFSRPDPHTALAALALFALLAMAGCAAQTAATKPLPAPSMTDSARLDYDYLVYQDLLHKLQRHIQEGERSALTTPEVNDIHTRAVAALDRILAQAPTPELYVEKAGMFWNHPEGTGRSRAALKEGLERFPDNRLLTVYLANSYVADNRPDDAIAIMDGFLARHPKDGEARERLGQMLMDAGQDAKALDVLKKIPEKERSADALYAMGRVQGNLGMRKAAIANLKKAVAMDPEFTEALVELAYQYELAKDYVAAEGIYGSILEQSDSFPEARLRLINLNLKLNDPGKALDLALAGPPTKSFILDAVLMFINDGFFAQGSTVLDMLTTGGTVPAEYYFYKAVIADEGEGDQAKALSYLDEVQPTDRLYPHALRFKAQLMAAQGKDAEALAMAAQGKALYPDASIFYILESGLKKQQGDLAGAETSLKEGLERLKNDPELTYELAMVYEAMGRRPEGLALMETVIRAHPDHANALNYVGYTLAEEGRELDRALVLVTKASTLDPENGYILDSVAWVHFKMKDLKKAWEYIGYAVDVVDKDPTLWEHYGDIAAALGKKKEARKGYNYSLKYHSPEAQAVREKLKKL